Proteins from one Mycteria americana isolate JAX WOST 10 ecotype Jacksonville Zoo and Gardens chromosome 1, USCA_MyAme_1.0, whole genome shotgun sequence genomic window:
- the SMPD1 gene encoding sphingomyelin phosphodiesterase, with the protein MAARGQGSGPAPALSLPPALWLSVSLSLWLSLSVSLALPAGLPPAGGEALLEAAPRWGWRNVSCPACRLLFGALDLALQLEPNVVRVGRVAARLCQDLRLARPEICRQAVQLFQRDVVSAWARSVLRPGEACGLLLGRHCGRWDIFGAWNISLPATPKPPVRPPVPPPPGAPTARLLFLTDLHWDRHYMPGSEAACPDPLCCRGAARPGPGGAGFWGEYGKCDLPLHTIEALLAQLPRTAPFAAAYWTGDIPAHDVWQQSRQDQLLALRTVTGLLRRHLGALPVYPAVGNHEATPVNAFPPPYVRGNQSSAWLYDAMAQAWQDWLPPPALETLRAAGFYTVQVWPGLRLVSLNMNFCSQANFWLLINSTDPAGQLQWLVGILAAAEQAGEKVHIIGHIPPAHCLRSWSWNYYRIVSRFEGTIAAQFFGHTHVDEFEMFYDEETLTRPVSVAFVAPSVTTYINLNPGYRVYEVDGAYPGSSHAVLDHETFILNLTEANAPGAEPRWRRLYRAREAYGLPSAFPADWDLLIRRFQDDERLFQRFWFLFHKGHPPREPCLAACKAALLCALRTGRSADPALCQPLRPALPFRRIQALWRQRRLC; encoded by the exons ATGGCGGCGCGGGGTCagggctccggcccggccccggcgctgtcGCTGCCGCCGGCGCTGTGGCTGTCGGTGTCGCTGTCGCTGTGGCTGTCGCTGTCGGTGTCGctggcgctgccggcggggctgccccctGCCGGGGGGGAGGCCCTTCTCGAGGCGGCACCGCGCTGGGGCTGGCGGAACGTGTCGTGCCCGGCCTGTCGCCTGCTCTTCGGGGCGCTGGACCTGGCGCTGCAG CTGGAGCCCAACGTGGTGCGCGTGGGGCGCGTGGCGGCCCGGCTGTGCCAGGACCTGCGGCTGGCACGCCCTGAGATCTGCCGGCAGGCCGTGCAGCTCTTCCAGCGGGACGTGGTGTCGGCCTGGGCCCGCTCGGTGCTGCGGCCTGGCGAGGCCTGCGGGCTGCTGTTGGGCCGGCACTGCGGCCGCTGGGACATCTTCGGCGCCTGGAACATCTCCCTGCCTGCTACGCCCAAGCCGCCGGTGCGGCCCCCggtgcccccgccgcccggcgcccCCACCGcccgcctcctcttcctcaccgaCCTGCACTGGGACCGCCACTACATGCCGGGCAGCGAGGCCGCCTGCCCCGACCCGCTCTGCTGCCGcggtgccgcccgccccggccccggcggcgccggcTTCTGGGGCGAGTACGGCAAGTGCGACCTGCCGCTGCACACCATCGAGGCGCTGCTGGCCCAGCTCCCCCGCACAGCCCCCTTCGCCGCCGCGTACTGGACAGGGGACATCCCGGCACACGATGTCTGGCAGCAGAGCCGCCAGGACCAGCTGCTGGCCCTGCGCACCGTCACCGGGCTGCTGCGCCGGCACCTGGGCGCCCTGCCCGTCTACCCGGCCGTGGGCAACCACGAGGCCACCCCTGTCAATGCCTTCCCCCCGCCATACGTGCGGGGCAACCAGTCCTCCGCCTGGCTGTATGATGCCATGGCCCAGGCCTGGCAGGACTGGCTGCCCCCCCCGGCGCTGGAGACCCTCCG ggcCGCCGGTTTCTACACGGTGCAGGTCTGGCCCGGGCTGCGCCTCGTCTCCCTCAACATGAACTTCTGCTCCCAGGCCAACTTCTGGCTCCTCATCAACTCCACCGACCCCGCCGGGCAGCTGCAGTGGCTGGTGGGGATCCTGGCAGCCGCTGAGCAGGCGGGGGAGAAG GTGCACATCATCGGGCACATCCCCCCGGCCCACTGCCTgcgcagctggagctggaacTACTACCGCATCGTCAGCAG gTTTGAGGGTACCATCGCGGCTCAGTTCTTTGGGCACACGCATGTGGACGAGTTCGAGATGTTCTACGACGAGGAGACGCTGACGCGCCCCGTCTCTGTCGCCTTTGTGGCCCCCAGCGTCACCACCTACATCAACCTCAACCCTG gctACCGCGTGTACGAGGTCGACGGCGCCTACCCCGGCAGCTCCCACGCCGTGCTGGACCACGAGACCTTCATCCTCAACCTCACTGAGGCCAACGCGCCGGGGGCAGAGCCACGCTGGCGGCGCCTCTACCGCGCCCGTGAGGCCTATGGGCTGCCCAGCGCCTTCCCCGCCGACTGGGACCTGCTCATCCGCCGCTTCCAGGATGACGAGCGCCTGTTCCAGCGCTTCTGGTTCCTCTTCCACAAGGGCCACCCGCCCCGCGAGCCCTGCCTGGCCGCCTGCaaggcagccctgctctgcgcCCTGCGCACTGGCCGCTCTGCCGACCCCGCTCTCTGCCAGCCCCTGCGCCCAGCGCTGCCCTTCCGGCGCATCCAGGCGCtctggcggcagcggcggctctGCTGA
- the CCKBR gene encoding gastrin/cholecystokinin type B receptor has protein sequence MDPRRLNESLQELLCRPGNGSGPAAGTGTGSGSAGNVSACDLLRRGLRGPPAPKDLDLTVRILLYVLIFVLSVCGNALVVAVLLLNRRLRTVTNSFLLSLALSDLMLALCCMPFTLVPNLMGTFIFGEAVCKLMAYLMGVSVSVSTFSLVAIAIERYSAICNPLQSRVWQTRSHACRVIASTWLFSALLMLPYAVYSTTHTVPARSTLLPVSQCTHDWPSEHVRQAWYVLLLLVLFFIPGVVMIVAYGLISRELYRGIHFELDIKGEAAAQRNGNRELAPACDEGDGCYLQLSRPGGALELRALGTAGAQQDRARINSSEAKLVAKRRVIRMLVVIVAMFFLCWLPIFTANTWRAFAPRAAQRALSGTPISFIHLLSYISACANPLIYCFMNRRFRKAFLATCASCRRACPHRPLEEEVANANASLSKFSYTTVSSLGPL, from the exons ATGGACCCGCGGCGCCTCAACGAGTcgctgcaggagctgctctgccgCCCCGGGAacggctccggccccgccgccggcaccggcaccggctccggctccgccgGGAACGTCTCCGCCTGCGACCTCCTCCGCAGGGGCCTCCGCGGGCCCCCGGCGCCCAAAG atcTGGACCTGACGGTGCGCATCCTGCTGTACGTGCTGATCTTCGTGCTGAGCGTCTGCGGGAACGCCCTGGTCGTGGCCGTGCTGCTCCTGAACCGCCGCCTGCGCACCGTCACCAACTCCTTCCTGCTCTCCCTGGCGCTCAGCGACCTGATGCTGGCGCTCTGCTGCATGCCCTTCACGCTCGTCCCCAACCTCATGGGCACCTTCATCTTCGGAGAGGCCGTCTGCAAGCTCATGGCCTACCTCATGG GCGTCTCCGTCTCGGTCTCCACCTTCAGCCTGGTGGCCATCGCCATCGAGCGGTACAGTGCCATCTGCAACCCACTGCAGTCCCGCGTCTGGCAGACGCGCTCGCACGCCTGCCGGGTCATCGCCAGCACCTGGCTCTTCTCAGCACTGCTCATGCTGCCCTACGCCGTCTACAGCACCACGCACACCGTGCCCGCccgcagcaccctcctgcccgTCAGCCAGTGCACCCACGACTGGCCCAGCGAGCACGTCCGGCAGGCCTG GTACGTCCTGCTGCTCCTCGTCCTCTTCTTCATCCCGGGCGTGGTGATGATAGTGGCTTATGGGCTCATCTCCCGCGAGCTCTACCGGGGCATCCACTTCGAGCTGGACATCAAGGGGGAGGCTGCAG ctcaGCGCAACGGCAACAGAGAGCTGGCGCCCGCCTGCGACGAGGGGGACGGCTGCTACCTGCAGCTctcccggccgggcggcgcgcTGGAGCTGCGGGCGCTGGGCACGGCGGGCGCGCAGCAGGACCGGGCGCGCATCAACAGCTCGGAGGCGAAGCTGGTGGCCAAGCGGCGCGTGATCCGCATGCTGGTGGTCATCGTGGCCATGTTCTTCCTCTGCTGGCTGCCCATCTTCACCGCCAACACGTGGCGCGCCTTCGCCCCGCGGGCGGCCCAGCGGGCACTCTCGGGGACGCCCATCTCCTTCATCCACCTCCTCTCCTACATCTCCGCCTGCGCCAACCCCCTCATCTACTGCTTCATGAACCGCCGCTTCCGCAAAGCCTTTCTGGCCACCTGCGCCAGCTGCCGCCGCGCCTGCCCACACCGCCCGCTCGAGGAGGAGGTGGCCAACGCCAACGCCTCGCTCTCCAAGTTCAGCTACACCACTGTCAGCAGCCTCGGGCCCCTCTga
- the APBB1 gene encoding amyloid beta precursor protein binding family B member 1 isoform X2 yields MSGSLSKRSDLANDNSCPGLSLGLQGPPEPGQLLRPKGPPGSPQGRPLYGGTELQGGGGPPAPAGEEPATAKWVKDGQNQLRRAAERDQNRNELGPPPEELEVAARNARNAGHAGGGALPLLIELRGAEEEDEEEEEEEEEEGDGDSTPVQSDPATAESEQSGERAPREHGRSASLLFGVRSGAASDEDSSWATLSQGSPAGSSPDDADSFWTRNSFETDSDLPAGWMRVQDTSGTYYWHIPTGTTQWEPPSGLARSSAPGSPGSTPSEEPPLAWTGFAPAERFGEGDFWKDSAAEEADEEPAAQDAEPPSPGLASPGVGAALAEEEKPGSKCFAVRSLGWVEMSEDELAPGRSSIAVNNCIRQLSLHQRGPPGAWGEGRAMLLLLESQTLKLVDPQDRALLHAQPVASIRVWGVGRDSGRDFAYVARDQLTQMLKCHVFRCESPAKNIATSLHEVCSQIMVERRNARALANGLSTDPSRLVEIPFQVEFPAPKSEVVQKFPVCYLGCVPVAKPVGMDVINAALEAALATGSKEHWTPIVVNVAPATLTITHEQTEVVLCECRVRFLSFMGVGRDVRSFAFIMASAPGAFRCHMVWCEPNAAGLSEALQAACMLRYQKCLDARPQASSSCLPAPPADSVARRVGSSVRRGVQTLLGSLKPKRLGAQTP; encoded by the exons atgTCGGGGTCCCTGAGCAAGCGGAGCGACCTGGCCAACGACAACAGCTgcccggggctgagcctggggctgcagggccccCCCGAGCCCGGGCAGCTGCTGCGCCCCAagggcccccccggctccccccaggGCCGCCCCCTCTACGGCGGCACGGAgctgcagggcgggggggggccgcccgccccggccggcgaGGAGCCGGCCACGGCCAAGTGGGTGAAGGACGGGCAGAACCAGCTGCGGCGGGCGGCCGAGCGGGACCAGAACCGCAACGAGCTGGGGCCGCCCCCCGAGGAGCTGGAGGTCGCGGCCCGCAACGCCCGCAACGCCGGGCACGCCGGCGGGGGGGCCCTGCCGCTGCTGATCGAGCTGCGGGGGGccgaggaggaggacgaggaggaggaggaggaggaggaggaggagggcgacgGCGACTCCACGCCGGTGCAGAGCGACCCCGCGACGGCCGAGTCGGAGCAGAGCGGGGAGCGGGCGCCCCGCGAGCACGGCCGCAGCGCCAGCCTCCTCTTCGGGGTGCGCAGCGGCGCGGCCAGCGACGAGGACTCCAGCTGGGCCACGctcagccagggcagccccgccggcagctcgCCCGACGACGCAG ACTCCTTCTGGACCCGCAACTCCTTCGAGACGGACTCGGACCTGCCCGCGGGATGGATGCGGGTGCAGGACACCTCGGGCACCTACTACTGGCACATCCCCACCGGCACCACGCAGTGGGAGCCCCCCTCGGGGCTGGCCCGCAGCTcggcccccggctccccgggcaGCACCCCCTCCGAGGAGCCGCCG CTCGCCTGGACGGGCTTCGCCCCGGCTGAGCGCTTCGGCGAGGGGGACTTCTGGAAG gactCCGCGGCGGAGGAGGCGGATGAGGAGCCCGCAGCGCAGGACGCGGAGCCGCCGTCCCCGGGCCTGGCCTCGCCGGGCGTGGG CGCGGCCCTGGCCGAGGAGGAGAAGCCGGGCTCCAAG TGCTTCGCCGTGCGCTCGCTGGGCTGGGTGGAGATGAGCGAGGACGAGCTGGCGCCGGGCCGGAGCAGCATCGCCGTCAACAACTGCATCCGCCAGCTCTCCCTGCACCagcgcggcccccccggcgccTGGGGTGAG ggccgggcgatgctgctgctgctggagagccaGACGCTGAAGCTGGTGGACCCCCAGGATCGGGCCCTGCTGCACGCGCAGCCCGTGGCCAGCATCCGCGTCTGGGGCGTGGGGCGCGACAGCGGCAG GGACTTCGCCTACGTGGCCCGTGACCAGCTGACGCAGATGCTCAAGTGCCACGTCTTCCGCTGCGAGAGCCCTGCCAAGAACATCGCCACCAGCCTGCACGAGGTCTGCTCCCAG ATCATGGTGGAGCGGCGAAACGCCCGGGCACTGGCTAACGGCCTCTCCACAGACCCCTCCAGGCTGGTGGAGATCCCCTTCCAGG TGGAGTTCCCGGCGCCCAAGAGCGAGGTGGTGCAGAAGTTCCCGGTGTGCTACCTGGGCTGCGTGCCCGTTGCCAAGCCCGTGG GCATGGACGTCATCAACGCGGCGCTGGAGGCGGCGCTGGCCACTGGCAGCAAGGAGCACTGGACCCCCATCGTGGTCAACGTGGCACCCGCCACGCTCACCATCACCCACGAGCAG ACAGAGGTGGTGCTGTGCGAGTGCCGCGTGCGGTTCCTGTCCTTCATGGGGGTGGGCCGGGACGTGCGCTCCTTCGCCTTCATCATGGCCAGCGCCCCCGGCGCTTTCCGCTGCCACATGGTCTGGTGCGAGCCCAACGCTGCGGGGCTGAGTGAGGcgctgcaggctgcctgcatg CTGCGCTACCAGAAGTGCCTGGACGCCCGGCCCCAGgcttccagctcctgcctgcctgcgccaCCCGCCGACTCGGTGGCCCGCCGGGTGGGCTCCTCCGTCCGCAGGGGTGTGCAGACCCTGCTGGGCAGTCTGAAGCCCAAGCGCCTTGGCGCCCAGACGCCATGA
- the CNGA4 gene encoding cyclic nucleotide-gated channel alpha-4 yields MHRTPLYRAPPVPCTPTPRNPCSRKPWYRVPLHQTPLYRTPLYRVTPCTGHRCHRVLQRALPGTGHRAPEPPLGRGQGAAGSSSGAALGPRPCTGHRPGHGRLGCTVHRDPAVPSCIGHPAMPRSGDTPHWHSAPSLALCTMPLSLFLPSHGRGTPYSTQRPILRPTRAQCPHSTRAGHDLRLPLPRALGHPLWHVSLPHGPRATSVGDPGCPSTHQPSAGTERLCPSGPATPDHGTSCFGVPPPASSTDRIRLCLSPCPVRLETWPSAALASRMHRLSSLLSRHWVRPQPHGTTRLIAAAEPGTGTGHAWGATIPQSWTLDPSGDWYYWWISTMVLPVLYNWIVLVCRSCFPDLQEQHTVLWLSLDYLCDALYLLDIAVRLHTGFLEDGILVRDRGRIRRRYLRSSSFPWDVAAVLPTDLLYLRLGLAVPAVRANRCLRAPRLFEAFDRREMRTAHPNAFRVAKLMLYVFVTIHWHGCLYFALSARLGLGTDTWVCPNASRPGFARPLRQYLHSFYFSTLVLATVGDTPEPQREEEFLFVTAGFLLAVLGFATITGSIGSVISNMNAADAAFYPDPEPVRRYLREQGVGGRLAWRVAHWHQHLRAQRKLPAEQAVLRHLPPGLRAEVAASVHLPALRCVGLFQSWERGVLRQLVLRLRPQVFGPGEFVCRRGDVGHEMYFIREGRLAVVAEDGVTQLAILGEGLYFGEISLINIKGNIAGNRRTANIMSIGYSDLFCLSKEDLAEVLAEFPSARAMMEAKGRELLLRMGKLDVHAEAAAAAAAEEAESWVQALETALEGLQTRAARLLAQLESSAFKLALRVERLECRLQRRPAWGAGPAWGLGPATPQRPAGGLGPPRVQGPTKAQGPPRVQGPAMPRGPAQGPGPAGGWGPPRAQGPSGAQGPSGVRGPPRAQGPNGARGPQGVQGPSGAQGPSRVQGPPRSEGPRGVQGPPRARGPAGVRGAGGTGPRR; encoded by the exons ATGCACCGGACACCCCTGTACCGGGCACCCCCTGTACCGTGTACCCCTACACCACGTAACCCCTGTAGCAGGAAACCCTGGTACCGGGTACCCCTGCACCAGACACCCCTGTACCGGACACCCCTGTATCGGGTAACCCCCTGCACCGGGCACCGCTGCCACCGCGTCTTGCAGAGAGCACTGCCCGGCACCGGCCATCGGGCGCCGGAGCCGCCCCTGGGCCGCGGGCAGGGGGCAGCAGGTTCCAgctctggggcagccctggggcccCGCCCCT GCACCGGGCACCGCCCTGGCCACGGGCGACTGGGCTGCACGGTGCACCGTGACCCCGCCGTGCCCAGCTGCATCGGGCACCCGGCCATGCCACGCAGCGGGGACACCCCGCACTGGCACTCAGCACCATCCCTGGCACTCTGCACGATGCCCCTGTCCCTGTTCCTGCCTTCCCATGGGCGCGGTACCCCCTACAGCACCCAGCGCCCCATTCTCAGACCCACACGGGCACAGTGCCCCCACAGCACCCGCGCCGGCCACGACCTGCGGCTCCCGCTGCCCAGGGCCCTGGGGCACCCACTCTGGCACGTGTCCCTGCCCCATGGACCCAGGGCCACCTCCGTGGGTGATCCAgggtgccccagcacccaccagcccaGTGCTGGCACCGAGCGCCTGTGCCCATCTGGACCTGCCACCCCTGACCACGGCACCAGTTGTTTTGGCGTGCCCCCACCCGCCAGCAGCACGGACAGGATCCGGCTCTGCCTGTCTCCATGCCCGGTGCGGCTGGAGACATGGCCGTCTGCAGCCCTGGCATCCCG GATGCACAggctcagctccctgctgtcCCGCCACTGGGTTCGGCCCCAGCCGCACGGCACCACCAGGCTCATCGCCGCAGCTGAGCCTGGCACCGGCACCGGACATGCCTGGGG CGCCACCATCCCCCAGAGCTGGACCCTGGACCCCTCCGGAGACTGGTACTACTGGTGGATCAGCACCATGGTGCTGCCCGTCCTCTACAACTGGATCGTCCTCGTCTGCAG GTCCTGCTTCCCTGACCTGCAGGAGCAGCACACGGTGCTGTGGCTGAGCCTGGACTACCTCTGCGATGCACTCTACCTGCTGGACATCGCCGTGCGCCTCCACACCG GCTTCCTGGAGGATGGCATCCTGGTGCGGGACCGTGGCCGGATCCGGCGGCGCTACCTGCGCTCCTCGTCCTTCCCTTGGGACGTGGCCGCGGTGCTGCCCACCGACCTGCTCTACCTGCGCctggggctggcggtgccggcggtgcgTGCCAACCGCTGCCTGCGGGCGCCGCGGCTCTTTGAGGCCTTTGACCGCCGGGAGATGCGCACGGCCCACCCCAACGCCTTCCGCGTCGCCAAGCTGATGCTCTACGTCTTCGTCACCATCCACTGGCACGGCTGCCTCTACTTCGCCCTCTCGgcccggctggggctgggcaccgACACCTGGGTCTGCCCCAACGCCAGCCGCCCCGGCTTCGCCCGCCCACTGCGGCAGTACCTCCACAGCTTCTACTTCTCCACCCTCGTCCTCGCCACTGTGGGTGACACGCCAGAGCCCCAGCGCGAGGAGGAGTTCCTCTTCGTCACCGCCGGCTTCCTCCTGGCGGTGCTGGGCTTCGCCACCATCACAGGCAGCATCGGCTCCGTCATCTCCAACATGAACGCGGCCGACGCCGCCTTCTACCCCGACCCCGAGCCAGTGCGGCGCTACCTGCGGGAGCAGGGCGTGGGCGGGCGGCTGGCATGGCGGGTGGCCCACTGGCACCAGCACCTGCGGGCGCAGCGGAAGCTGCCGGCGGAGCAGGCGGTGCTGCGGCACctgccgccggggctgcgggccgaGGTGGCGGCCAGCGTCCACCTCCCAGCCCTGCGCTGCGTCGGCCTCTTCCAGAGCTGGGAGCGTGGTGTGCTGCGGCAGCTGGTGCTGCGGCTGCGGCCCCAGGTCTTTGGCCCCGGCGAGTTCGTCTGCCGCAGGGGCGATGTGGGGCACGAGATGTACTTCATCCGCGAGGGGCGGCTGGCCGTGGTGGCAGAGGACGGCGTCACGCAGCTCGCCATCCTGGGTGAGGGGCTCTATTTCGGGGAGATCAGCCTCATCAACATCAAAG GGAATATCGCGGGCAACCGGCGCACGGCCAACATCATGAGCATCGGCTACTCGGACCTCTTCTGCCTCTCCAAGGAGGACCTGGCGGAGGTGCTGGCCGAGTTCCCCAGCGCCCGGGCCATGATGGAGGCCAAGGGCCGCGAGCTCCTGCTGCGCATGGGCAAGTTGGACGTGCatgccgaggcggcggcggcagcggcggcggaggaggccgAGAGCTGGGTGCAGGCGCTGGAGACGGCCCTGGAGGGGCTGCAGACCCGGGCGGCCCGGCTGCTGGCCCAGCTGGAGTCCAGCGCCTTCAAGCTGGCGCTGCGCGTCGAGCGCCTGGAGTGccggctgcagcggcggcctgCCTGGGGAGCGGGTCCTGCGTGGGGACTGGGTCCTGCCACACCGCagcgtcctgctgggggactgggTCCCCCCAGGGTGCAGGGTCCCACCAAGGCACAGGGCCCCCCCAGGGTGCAGGGTCCTGCGATGCCACGGGGTCCTGCCCAGGGACCGGGTCCTGCTGGAGGATGGGGTCCCCCCAGGGCGCAGGGTCCCAGTGGGGCACAAGGTCCCAGCGGGGTGCGGGGTCCCCCCAGGGCGCAGGGTCCCAACGGGGCACGAGGTCCCCAAGGGGTGCAGGGTCCCAGTGGGGCACAAGGTCCCAGCCGGGTGCAGGGTCCCCCCAGGTCAGAGGGTCCCAGAGGGGTGCAGGGTCCCCCCAGGGCTCGGGGTCCCGCaggggtgcggggtgcgggggggacaGGCCCCCGGCGCTGA
- the APBB1 gene encoding amyloid beta precursor protein binding family B member 1 isoform X1, translated as MRSADYFVAVVLLDTRPDSFWTRNSFETDSDLPAGWMRVQDTSGTYYWHIPTGTTQWEPPSGLARSSAPGSPGSTPSEEPPLAWTGFAPAERFGEGDFWKDSAAEEADEEPAAQDAEPPSPGLASPGVGAALAEEEKPGSKCFAVRSLGWVEMSEDELAPGRSSIAVNNCIRQLSLHQRGPPGAWGEGRAMLLLLESQTLKLVDPQDRALLHAQPVASIRVWGVGRDSGRDFAYVARDQLTQMLKCHVFRCESPAKNIATSLHEVCSQIMVERRNARALANGLSTDPSRLVEIPFQVEFPAPKSEVVQKFPVCYLGCVPVAKPVGMDVINAALEAALATGSKEHWTPIVVNVAPATLTITHEQTEVVLCECRVRFLSFMGVGRDVRSFAFIMASAPGAFRCHMVWCEPNAAGLSEALQAACMLRYQKCLDARPQASSSCLPAPPADSVARRVGSSVRRGVQTLLGSLKPKRLGAQTP; from the exons ATGCGCAGCGCCGACTACTTCGTGGCCGTCGTCCTGCTGGACACCCGCCCAG ACTCCTTCTGGACCCGCAACTCCTTCGAGACGGACTCGGACCTGCCCGCGGGATGGATGCGGGTGCAGGACACCTCGGGCACCTACTACTGGCACATCCCCACCGGCACCACGCAGTGGGAGCCCCCCTCGGGGCTGGCCCGCAGCTcggcccccggctccccgggcaGCACCCCCTCCGAGGAGCCGCCG CTCGCCTGGACGGGCTTCGCCCCGGCTGAGCGCTTCGGCGAGGGGGACTTCTGGAAG gactCCGCGGCGGAGGAGGCGGATGAGGAGCCCGCAGCGCAGGACGCGGAGCCGCCGTCCCCGGGCCTGGCCTCGCCGGGCGTGGG CGCGGCCCTGGCCGAGGAGGAGAAGCCGGGCTCCAAG TGCTTCGCCGTGCGCTCGCTGGGCTGGGTGGAGATGAGCGAGGACGAGCTGGCGCCGGGCCGGAGCAGCATCGCCGTCAACAACTGCATCCGCCAGCTCTCCCTGCACCagcgcggcccccccggcgccTGGGGTGAG ggccgggcgatgctgctgctgctggagagccaGACGCTGAAGCTGGTGGACCCCCAGGATCGGGCCCTGCTGCACGCGCAGCCCGTGGCCAGCATCCGCGTCTGGGGCGTGGGGCGCGACAGCGGCAG GGACTTCGCCTACGTGGCCCGTGACCAGCTGACGCAGATGCTCAAGTGCCACGTCTTCCGCTGCGAGAGCCCTGCCAAGAACATCGCCACCAGCCTGCACGAGGTCTGCTCCCAG ATCATGGTGGAGCGGCGAAACGCCCGGGCACTGGCTAACGGCCTCTCCACAGACCCCTCCAGGCTGGTGGAGATCCCCTTCCAGG TGGAGTTCCCGGCGCCCAAGAGCGAGGTGGTGCAGAAGTTCCCGGTGTGCTACCTGGGCTGCGTGCCCGTTGCCAAGCCCGTGG GCATGGACGTCATCAACGCGGCGCTGGAGGCGGCGCTGGCCACTGGCAGCAAGGAGCACTGGACCCCCATCGTGGTCAACGTGGCACCCGCCACGCTCACCATCACCCACGAGCAG ACAGAGGTGGTGCTGTGCGAGTGCCGCGTGCGGTTCCTGTCCTTCATGGGGGTGGGCCGGGACGTGCGCTCCTTCGCCTTCATCATGGCCAGCGCCCCCGGCGCTTTCCGCTGCCACATGGTCTGGTGCGAGCCCAACGCTGCGGGGCTGAGTGAGGcgctgcaggctgcctgcatg CTGCGCTACCAGAAGTGCCTGGACGCCCGGCCCCAGgcttccagctcctgcctgcctgcgccaCCCGCCGACTCGGTGGCCCGCCGGGTGGGCTCCTCCGTCCGCAGGGGTGTGCAGACCCTGCTGGGCAGTCTGAAGCCCAAGCGCCTTGGCGCCCAGACGCCATGA